One region of Drosophila subobscura isolate 14011-0131.10 chromosome J, UCBerk_Dsub_1.0, whole genome shotgun sequence genomic DNA includes:
- the LOC117893827 gene encoding trypsin 3A1, which yields MFQFVSICVLVFTMSCVQSQIAFTSQPCTVRNPKIVGGSEAERNEMPFMVSLMRRGGHFCGGTIISERWILTAGHCICNGLQKFMKPAQIQGVVGLHSIREYLNGIGNGPDALRVAFKNIVPHPQYDCNSVQHDIALLEVERPISFTANVQPSCVGSDKGQRSLEQEYGTVSGWGWTHENQAEGDRADVLRKATVKIWNNEDCERSYRALGKSNSIGETQLCAGYENGQIDSCWADSGGPLMSKEHHLVGVVSTGIGCARPGLPGIYTRVSKYVPWIQNVIGSRK from the exons ATGTTTCAATTTGTATCCATATGCGTGTTGGTGTTTACTATGAGCTGTGTACAATCGCAAATTGCTT TCACCAGCCAGCCCTGTACAGTGCGCAATCCAAAGATTGTTGGCGGCAGCGAGGCGGAACGCAACGAAATGCCATTTATGGTTAGTCTGATGCGTCGGGGTGGACACTTCTGTGGCGGAACAATCATATCCGAGAGGTGGATCCTCACGGCCGGACACTGCATCTGCAATGGATTGCAAAAGTTCATGAAACCAGCACAAATTCAGGGCGTTGTGGGTCTGCACAGCATCAGGGAGTACCTGAATGGAATAGGCAATGGCCCGGATGCACTGAGGGTGGCCTTCAAGAACATTGTGCCGCATCCGCAATACGATTGCAACAGTGTTCAGCATGATATTG CTCTGCTGGAAGTTGAGCGGCCCATCAGCTTTACCGCTAACGTGCAACCGAGCTGTGTTGGCTCGGACAAGGGACAGCGCAGCTTGGAGCAGGAGTACGGCACCGTCTCCGGCTGGGGATGGACCCATGAAAACCAAGCGGAGGGCGATCGTGCAGATGTCTTGCGCAAGGCCACTGTCAAAATATGGAATAACGAAGATTGTGAGCGTTCATATCGCGCCCTcggcaagagcaacagcattGGGGAGACACAACTGTGCGCCGGCTACGAGAACGGTCAGATTGATTCGTGTTGG GCTGATTCCGGCGGCCCTTTGATGTCCAAGGAGCACCACTTGGTTGGTGTAGTATCAACGGGCATCGGTTGTGCGCGTCCCGGCCTACCAGGCATCTACACGCGGGTCAGTAAATATGTACCATGGATTCAGAATGTAATTGGAAGTAGGAAATAA
- the LOC117893226 gene encoding dysbindin protein homolog, translated as MFGSLKKKLSSAIQEGIVISESLQQQYRQRVSSGQSSAATTPTSPLGLNESLASSRSSSLSLGAPFHLADALPSHLNVAAGCSLLAMYEDDWQQIHETNEENAERATAVATQITAVQQRAERQRRTISDLSGSLAGIPTLIPKLQASIETLRALEDMGNRLETELEKLEDLCEECEMQEFMLDKQFDLSRHKQQKLNELEKYRQHIASQHQAKIQDHEQQLRKLQRERQAVFDDAFRCDMDEYKQYGQLTKIQATQATSNKLALEEVVLEANDVETKDALEQFLNG; from the exons ATGTTTGGGAGTCTGAAGAAAAAACTGAGCAGCGCCATTCAGGAGGGCATTGTGATCTCAGAGagtctgcagcagcaatatcGCCAACGTGTCAGTTCTGGCCAGTCGAGCGCCGCCACAACACCCACATCGCCCCTGGGACTCAACGAGAGTCTGGCCTCGAGTCGGAGTAGCTCTCTGTCCCTAGGTGCACCCTTCCATTTGGCGGATGCTTTGCCTTCGCATCTAAATGTGGCGGCGGGGTGCAGCCTCTTGGCCATGTACGAAGATGACTGGCAGCAAATTCATGAGACCAACGAGGAGAACGCAGAACGCGCTACCGCCGTTGCGACACAGATAACTGCCGTTCAGCAGAGAGCGGAGCGACAGCGGAGGACCATCAGCGATCTCAGCGGCAGCCTGGCTGGGATACCCACGCTGATACCAAAGCTCCAGGCGAGTATCGAAACTCTTCGCGCACTGGAGGATATGGGAAATCGTCTTGAAACCGAGCTAGAGAAACTCGAGGACCTTTGCGAGGAATGCGAGATGCAGGAATTCATGCTGGACAAGCAGTTTGATCTGTCGCGACATAAGCAACAGAAGTTGAATGAACTGGAGAAGTACAGGCAGCACATTGCTTCCCAACATCAGGCGAAGATCCAAGATCATGAACAACAGTTGAGGAAGCTTCAACGCGAGCGCCAGGCGGTCTTTGACGATGCTTTTCGTTGTGACATGGATGAGTATAAGCAGTACGGCCAACTGACAA AAATTCAAGCCACTCAGGCTACTAGCAACAAGTTGGCCCTGGAGGAAGTTGTTTTAGAGGCCAACGATGTGGAGACCAAGGACGCTTTGGAGCAGTTTCTCAACGGATGA
- the LOC117894065 gene encoding uncharacterized protein LOC117894065, with the protein MPGVIDTMKSSIVANRDCYTEKRRRMEDGDDLTSQAIAELIREIGGGDPGSSSGVQERKVNPLGKPNKRFLGRTIKTALRHNQRESERTQAECQRKLKDLDERHEKRKSNYYYNRDAGRHRNRSSSSSRIRSRSPSRKVKKRRSSSRRSSSSSSSNRSSRKEQPVPTVTGMSSSELFFHHSRQMALAVAMAYSHGANGAPQNGRKTNDRASSSLSDIDIARELMSDDEHGNPDSPLIESLSISSSYNRRELLTINVSSSSAESRGTESDPVDVAGNFIVLDDSTTELESGHNSDIEIIKECQVEQKNEEPEHGQQQAAACSAIDSVDLTED; encoded by the exons ATGCCAGGCGTCATCGATACTATGAAGAGCTCGATAGTCGCGAATCGCGATTGTTACActgaaaaaagaagaagaatgGAGGATGGGGACGATTTAACCAG TCAGGCTATTGCCGAGCTCATTCGAGAAATCGGGGGTGGAGATCCCGGGTCATCCAGTGGAGTGCAAGAGCGAAAGGTGAATCCTCTGGGCAAGCCAAACAAACGATTTCTTGGACGAACCATTAAGACTGCGCTGCGCCATAACCAGCGGGAAAGTGAGCGAACGCAGGCCGAATGCCAGCGAAAGTTGAAGGACTTGGATGAAAGACACGAGAAAAGGAAATCCAATTACTATTACAACCGAGATGCGGGCAGACATcggaacagaagcagcagctcaagCCGCATCCGAAGCCGAAGCCCGTCCAGGAAAGTGAAAAAGCGACGCAGTAGTAGCagaaggagtagcagcagcagcagcagcaacagaagtaGTCGCA AAGAGCAACCAGTACCCACCGTGACAGGGATGTCATCATCAGAATTATTTTTCCACCATTCCAGGCAAATGGCCTTAGCCGTGGCCATGGCATACAGTCACGGAGCTAACGGAGCACCGCAGAATGGAAGAAAGACAAACGATCGAGCGTCTTCTTCTCTCAGTGATATAGATATAGCCAGGGAGCTAATGTCTGACGATGAGCATGGAAATCCAGACTCCCCACTGATTGAATCCCTGTCCATATCATCTAGCTATAATAGACGAGAGCTGCTAACCATCAATGTTAGTTCGAGTTCCGCGGAGAGTAGGGGTACAGAATCGGATCCAGTAGATGTCGCTGGCAACTTCATAGTCCTGGATGATAGTACAACCGAATTGGAGTCCGGCCACAACAGTGATATAGAAATAATCAAAGAATGTCAAGTAGAGCAAAAAAACGAGGAACCTGAACATGGgcagcaacaagcagctgCATGTTCTGCCATCGACTCCGTGGACCTGACTGAAGATTAG
- the LOC117894067 gene encoding glutaredoxin-C4 codes for MGSIGSSLRPQIAINMSSKSAKFVENTVASNKVVIFSKTYCPYCQMAKEPFQKLNVQATVIELDGNPDGDEIQSVLGAITGGRTVPRVFIDGKFIGGGTDIKRMYDTGALQKYFA; via the exons ATGGGCTCAATTGGTTCCTCGCTGCGACCACAAATTGCCATCAACATGTCTTCCAAGTCTGCCAAGTTCGTTGAGAACACCGTTGCCAGCAATAAAGTGGTTATTTTCAGCAAAACCTATTGTCCCTACtgccaaatggcaaaggag CCCTTCCAGAAGCTCAATGTGCAGGCCACAGTCATAGAGTTGGACGGAAATCCAGACGGCGATGAGATCCAGTCCGTGCTGGGCGCGATTACAGGTGGCAGGACG GTGCCACGAGTCTTTATTGATGGCAAATTTATTGGCGGCGGCACGGACATTAAAAGGATGTACGATACGGGTGCTCTTCAAAAATACTTTGCCTAA